A DNA window from Actinokineospora baliensis contains the following coding sequences:
- the helR gene encoding RNA polymerase recycling motor ATPase HelR: MSNQGYADELRSEQGYLAGLYARLDAERARAKGRYTAAVDGNGGLEAMERDVHVRASAREVKRLDVADNGLCFGRLATLSGEHRYIGRIGLFDEANDYEPVLLDWRAPASRAFYTATAASPEGMRARRQFHSRGRTLVDFTDEVLGRPDGQERGDAALLAAVNAPRGEGMRDIVATIQAEQDEIIRLEHPGVLVIEGGPGTGKTVVALHRVAYLLYTQRERMERHGVLVVGPNPAFLHHISRVLPSLGESDVVFATAGDLVPGLRVTAEDAPEVARLKGSLKILDVLAAAVADRQRVPREPVAIELGGVTGRIDAETAGWAREEARASGLPHNQARAVFTEIITYALTERAIGRIGKGWLTRSDKDGWEQVRKDLVGELADDEVFAATLDELWPVLTPQDLLGSLYASPERLRSAGADESLLRVDSTEWTVSDVPLLDELVDLLGPDKAPDEAAERERKAEAAYAAKVLDSMISREDMMDDEDHLFATDLLFAEDLAERFVEQDTRDLAERAAADRDWTYRHVVVDEAQELSEMDWRVLMRRCPGRSFTVVGDLAQRRAAAGARSWAAMLEPYVPDRWVYRSLTVNYRTPAEIMAVAAAVLADFAPTVQPPDSVRSCGVAPWSRHVTAADLPEAIEAFTRTESTREGTSIVIGPPGTPGAVPASETKGLEFDAVLVVDPDTILADGPRGAAELYVALTRATQRLGVLHQRPLPPSLRGLAETGSA; the protein is encoded by the coding sequence GTGTCAAATCAGGGGTATGCGGACGAACTGCGGTCCGAGCAGGGCTACCTGGCCGGGCTCTACGCCAGGCTCGACGCCGAGCGCGCGCGGGCCAAGGGGCGCTACACCGCGGCGGTGGACGGCAACGGCGGCCTGGAGGCGATGGAGCGAGACGTGCACGTGCGCGCCTCGGCCAGGGAGGTCAAGCGCCTCGACGTCGCCGACAACGGGCTGTGCTTCGGCCGGTTGGCCACCCTGTCGGGGGAACACCGCTACATCGGCCGGATCGGGCTGTTCGACGAGGCCAACGACTACGAACCGGTGCTGCTGGACTGGCGGGCGCCCGCGTCGCGCGCGTTCTACACCGCCACAGCGGCCAGCCCGGAGGGCATGCGCGCGCGGCGCCAGTTCCACTCGCGCGGGCGCACGCTGGTCGACTTCACCGACGAGGTGCTCGGTCGCCCGGACGGGCAGGAGCGCGGTGACGCGGCGCTGCTCGCCGCGGTCAACGCCCCGCGCGGCGAGGGCATGCGCGACATCGTGGCGACCATCCAGGCCGAGCAGGACGAGATCATCCGGCTGGAGCACCCCGGGGTGCTGGTGATCGAGGGCGGCCCCGGCACCGGCAAGACCGTGGTGGCGCTGCACCGCGTCGCGTACCTGCTGTACACGCAGCGGGAGCGGATGGAGCGCCACGGCGTGCTCGTCGTCGGGCCGAACCCGGCGTTCCTGCACCACATCAGCCGGGTCCTGCCCTCGCTCGGTGAGTCCGACGTGGTGTTCGCGACGGCGGGCGACCTGGTCCCCGGCCTGCGGGTCACCGCGGAGGACGCGCCGGAGGTCGCGCGGCTGAAGGGATCGCTGAAGATCCTCGACGTGCTCGCGGCCGCGGTCGCCGACCGGCAGCGGGTGCCGCGGGAGCCGGTGGCCATCGAGTTGGGTGGCGTCACCGGGCGGATCGATGCCGAGACCGCGGGGTGGGCGCGGGAGGAGGCGCGCGCGAGCGGGTTGCCGCACAACCAGGCGCGCGCGGTGTTCACCGAGATCATCACCTACGCGCTGACCGAGCGGGCGATCGGCCGGATCGGCAAGGGGTGGTTGACCCGCTCGGACAAGGACGGGTGGGAGCAGGTGCGCAAGGACCTGGTCGGCGAGCTCGCCGACGACGAGGTGTTCGCCGCCACGCTCGACGAGCTGTGGCCGGTGCTGACCCCGCAAGACCTGCTGGGGTCGCTGTACGCGTCCCCGGAACGGCTGCGTTCCGCGGGGGCTGACGAGTCGTTGTTGCGTGTGGACAGTACCGAGTGGACGGTGTCGGACGTGCCGCTGCTCGACGAGCTGGTCGACCTGCTCGGCCCGGACAAGGCGCCGGACGAGGCGGCCGAGCGGGAGCGCAAGGCCGAGGCCGCCTACGCCGCGAAGGTGCTCGACAGCATGATCAGCCGCGAGGACATGATGGACGACGAGGACCACCTCTTCGCCACCGACCTGCTCTTCGCCGAGGACCTGGCCGAGCGGTTCGTCGAGCAGGACACCCGCGACCTCGCCGAGCGCGCCGCCGCCGACCGGGACTGGACCTACCGGCACGTGGTGGTCGACGAAGCCCAGGAACTGTCCGAAATGGACTGGCGGGTGCTGATGCGCCGCTGCCCGGGCCGCTCCTTCACCGTGGTCGGCGACCTGGCCCAGCGCCGCGCGGCCGCGGGCGCCCGGTCCTGGGCCGCGATGCTCGAGCCCTACGTCCCCGACCGCTGGGTGTACCGGTCGCTGACGGTGAACTACCGCACCCCGGCCGAGATCATGGCCGTCGCGGCCGCCGTCCTCGCCGACTTCGCCCCCACCGTCCAACCCCCCGACTCCGTCCGCTCCTGCGGCGTGGCCCCGTGGTCGCGCCACGTCACCGCGGCCGACCTCCCCGAAGCCATCGAAGCCTTCACCCGCACCGAATCCACCCGCGAAGGCACCAGCATCGTCATCGGTCCCCCCGGCACCCCCGGCGCCGTCCCCGCCTCGGAAACCAAGGGCCTCGAGTTCGACGCCGTCCTGGTAGTGGACCCAGACACAATCCTCGCCGACGGCCCCCGCGGCGCCGCCGAACTCTACGTAGCCCTAACCCGAGCCACCCAACGCCTCGGCGTCCTGCACCAACGCCCCCTACCCCCATCCCTGCGCGGGCTGGCCGAAACGGGGTCGGCCTAG
- the rnhA gene encoding ribonuclease HI produces the protein MIVEIYTDGACSPNPGPGGWGAVLRYGSHERELSGGFAEETTNNRMELMAPIQALEALKRPSTVHMYTDSTYVRNGITKWVAQWRANGWLTSARQPVKNVDLWQRLVEAQARHEVEWHWVKGHNGHPENERADQLAVAGMRAVLTASPSNV, from the coding sequence GTGATCGTCGAGATCTACACCGACGGCGCCTGCTCGCCCAACCCCGGCCCCGGCGGGTGGGGCGCGGTCCTGCGCTACGGCTCGCACGAACGCGAGCTCTCCGGCGGATTCGCCGAGGAGACGACGAACAACCGCATGGAGCTGATGGCGCCGATCCAGGCCCTGGAAGCGCTCAAGCGGCCGTCGACCGTCCACATGTACACCGACAGCACGTACGTGCGCAACGGGATCACCAAGTGGGTCGCGCAGTGGCGGGCCAACGGGTGGCTGACCTCGGCGCGGCAACCGGTGAAGAACGTCGACCTGTGGCAGCGGTTGGTCGAGGCGCAGGCGCGGCACGAGGTCGAGTGGCACTGGGTGAAGGGGCACAACGGGCACCCGGAGAACGAGCGGGCGGACCAGTTGGCGGTGGCCGGGATGCGAGCGGTGCTGACCGCTTCCCCTTCCAACGTATAG
- a CDS encoding aldo/keto reductase produces the protein MPNVPAVALHDGTTIPQVGFGVWQVPDDVVGAAVSTALEAGYRAIDTAAAYRNETGTGRAIAESGLPREEIHVTTKLWNTDQGYDATLRAFDASLERLGLDQVDLYLIHWPTPSRDTYVDTWRAFEKIRADGRARSIGVSNFHVPHLRRLFDETDVVPVLNQIELHPNLPQTELRAFHAEHGIATEAWSPLASGQLLSDPVIAGLADKHGKTPAQVILRWHVQLGNVVIPKSVTPERIRANVDVFDFALDGDDLISLAGLENGQRTGPDPEQFNG, from the coding sequence ATGCCGAACGTCCCAGCCGTCGCGCTCCACGACGGCACCACCATCCCGCAGGTCGGCTTCGGGGTGTGGCAGGTGCCCGACGACGTCGTCGGCGCCGCGGTCAGCACGGCCCTGGAAGCCGGCTACCGCGCCATCGACACCGCGGCCGCGTACCGCAACGAGACCGGCACCGGCCGGGCGATCGCCGAGTCCGGTCTGCCGCGCGAGGAGATCCACGTCACCACGAAGCTCTGGAACACCGACCAGGGCTACGACGCGACGCTGCGCGCCTTCGACGCCAGCCTCGAGCGGCTCGGCCTCGACCAGGTCGACCTGTACCTGATCCACTGGCCGACGCCCTCGCGCGACACCTACGTCGACACCTGGCGGGCGTTCGAGAAGATCCGCGCCGACGGCCGGGCCCGCTCGATCGGCGTGTCCAACTTCCACGTCCCGCACCTGCGCAGGCTCTTCGACGAGACCGACGTGGTGCCGGTGCTCAACCAGATCGAGCTGCACCCGAACCTGCCGCAGACCGAGCTGCGCGCCTTCCACGCCGAGCACGGCATCGCGACCGAGGCGTGGAGCCCGCTCGCCTCCGGCCAGCTGCTGTCGGACCCGGTGATCGCCGGTCTCGCCGACAAGCACGGCAAGACCCCGGCGCAGGTGATCCTGCGCTGGCACGTGCAGCTGGGCAACGTGGTGATCCCCAAGTCGGTCACCCCGGAGCGGATCCGCGCCAACGTCGACGTCTTCGACTTCGCGCTCGACGGCGACGACCTGATCTCGTTGGCGGGCCTGGAGAACGGGCAGCGCACCGGGCCGGACCCCGAGCAGTTCAACGGGTAA
- a CDS encoding 3-methyladenine DNA glycosylase, translated as MTIPEATRVVLPEPDWHRLRDEHVARVRQWTDPHQRRRVRREKHPVLDFLFTYYSHRPAHLERWHPGPGVVLAGPSAEEYLRWPAYTATAEGVTLGPLAPGRRATAEFVLSLLSATASRPPRLGCFGLHEWAMVYRSAEVRHAAWPLRLGAEGTDAVVESSTIKCGHFDAFRFFTPPARPLNTLRPSREGQVEMEQPGCLHATMDLFKWSYKLDPHTPSDLVADCFALAVDVRTLDMRASPYDLSALGYSPVQIETERGRAEYVRAQSAFTTRAAPLRARLISLCHNLLSEVPGGTDHQ; from the coding sequence GTGACGATTCCTGAGGCCACCCGGGTGGTGCTGCCCGAGCCGGACTGGCACCGGCTGCGCGACGAGCACGTGGCACGGGTCCGGCAGTGGACCGACCCGCACCAACGGCGCCGGGTCCGCCGGGAGAAGCACCCGGTGCTGGACTTCCTGTTCACCTACTACTCGCACCGCCCTGCCCACCTCGAGCGCTGGCACCCCGGCCCCGGCGTGGTCCTGGCGGGCCCGTCGGCCGAGGAATACCTGCGGTGGCCCGCCTACACGGCCACCGCCGAGGGCGTGACGCTCGGGCCGCTGGCCCCCGGCCGCCGGGCCACGGCGGAGTTCGTGCTGTCACTGCTGTCGGCGACCGCAAGCCGCCCGCCCCGGCTCGGGTGCTTCGGCCTGCACGAGTGGGCCATGGTCTACCGCAGCGCCGAGGTGCGCCACGCCGCCTGGCCGCTGCGCCTGGGGGCGGAGGGGACCGACGCGGTGGTGGAGTCCTCGACGATCAAGTGCGGCCACTTCGACGCGTTCCGGTTCTTCACCCCGCCCGCGCGACCGCTCAACACACTGCGGCCGAGCCGGGAGGGTCAGGTGGAGATGGAGCAGCCGGGCTGCCTGCACGCGACCATGGACCTGTTCAAGTGGTCCTACAAGCTCGACCCGCACACCCCGTCGGACCTCGTCGCCGACTGCTTCGCCCTCGCCGTCGACGTCCGCACCCTGGACATGCGCGCCAGCCCGTACGACCTGTCGGCGCTGGGCTACTCCCCCGTCCAGATCGAAACCGAACGCGGCCGCGCGGAGTACGTGCGGGCGCAGTCGGCGTTCACCACCCGCGCCGCGCCACTGCGTGCACGGCTGATCTCCCTGTGCCACAACTTGTTGAGCGAGGTGCCCGGTGGAACCGACCACCAGTGA
- a CDS encoding hemolysin family protein: MSDLLALGATALLLLGNAFFVGAEFAIITARRDRLEALAREGDSRAAAAIEAGRQLPLLIAGAQLGVTVCSLGLGALAEPAIAHLLEGPFGALGLPEAVVHGVAFALALGVVVTLHTVLGEMVPKNLAIAGPERAATTLVPVHLAFCKLVRPLLGMFTKVSTAVLRRFGVEPREELENAYTPDELATLIAESRREGLLDDSEHRRLTNTLSSAGRTVAEVLVPLSALKTVPHPPTVGAVAAAVAETGFSRFPVRMPDGSLNGYVHVKDVLDQVDSDPATRVAWSRVRGLPELPADSRLDEALAALRRAQSHLAKAVSAEREVLGVVALEDLVEEYVGTVRDGTHIGDDS, translated from the coding sequence GTGAGCGACCTGCTGGCGCTGGGCGCCACCGCGCTGCTGCTGCTGGGCAACGCGTTCTTCGTCGGCGCGGAGTTCGCGATCATCACCGCGCGCCGCGACCGGCTGGAGGCGCTGGCGCGCGAGGGCGACTCGCGGGCGGCGGCGGCCATCGAGGCGGGCAGGCAGTTGCCGCTGCTGATCGCCGGTGCCCAGCTCGGGGTGACGGTCTGCTCGCTGGGTCTTGGCGCGCTCGCCGAACCCGCCATCGCGCACCTGCTTGAGGGCCCGTTCGGCGCGCTGGGTCTGCCGGAGGCGGTCGTGCACGGGGTCGCGTTCGCACTGGCGCTCGGCGTCGTGGTCACGCTGCACACCGTGCTGGGCGAGATGGTGCCGAAGAACCTGGCCATCGCGGGCCCCGAGCGCGCCGCGACCACGCTGGTGCCGGTCCACCTGGCGTTCTGCAAGCTGGTCCGGCCGCTGCTGGGGATGTTCACCAAGGTCTCGACCGCGGTCCTGCGCCGATTCGGCGTGGAACCGCGCGAGGAGCTGGAGAACGCCTACACCCCCGACGAGCTGGCCACGCTGATCGCCGAGTCCCGCCGCGAGGGTCTGCTCGACGACTCCGAGCACCGCAGGCTGACCAACACGCTGTCGTCGGCGGGGCGCACGGTGGCCGAGGTGCTGGTGCCGCTGTCCGCGCTCAAGACCGTGCCGCACCCGCCGACGGTGGGCGCGGTGGCCGCGGCGGTGGCCGAAACCGGGTTCTCCCGGTTCCCGGTCCGCATGCCCGACGGCTCCCTCAACGGCTACGTGCACGTCAAGGACGTCCTCGACCAGGTCGACTCGGACCCGGCGACCAGGGTGGCCTGGTCGCGGGTGCGCGGGCTGCCGGAGCTGCCAGCGGATTCCCGGCTCGACGAGGCGCTCGCCGCGCTGCGCCGGGCCCAGAGCCACCTGGCCAAGGCCGTGTCCGCCGAGCGCGAGGTGCTCGGGGTGGTGGCGCTGGAAGACCTGGTGGAGGAGTACGTGGGCACGGTGCGCGATGGGACCCACATCGGTGACGATTCCTGA
- a CDS encoding SecDF P1 head subdomain-containing protein, translating into MRKPVLTALVAALFLLTGLLVAGCGGEPVAGAPTEQPGSGPVKARVPVELRPVTSVKPGLEVSGPDEVIGPDNTVYTLAPSIGEFTEFEDVRAEKTESGWVVTIKLPAATSALFTKWTTEHVDEQLAIMVDGTLISAPRIASPITGGSLQITGNFTEDAAKKLAADITGGTP; encoded by the coding sequence ATGCGCAAACCCGTTCTCACCGCCTTGGTCGCCGCCCTGTTCCTGTTGACGGGGTTACTGGTGGCCGGGTGCGGCGGCGAGCCCGTCGCGGGTGCGCCCACCGAGCAGCCCGGCAGCGGGCCGGTGAAGGCCCGGGTCCCGGTCGAGCTGCGGCCGGTGACCTCGGTGAAACCGGGCCTGGAGGTGTCCGGTCCCGACGAGGTGATCGGCCCGGACAACACGGTGTACACGCTGGCGCCGTCCATCGGCGAGTTCACCGAGTTCGAAGACGTGCGCGCGGAGAAGACCGAATCCGGGTGGGTGGTCACCATCAAGCTGCCCGCCGCGACCTCGGCGCTGTTCACCAAGTGGACCACCGAACACGTCGACGAGCAGTTGGCGATCATGGTCGACGGCACGCTGATCTCGGCGCCGCGCATCGCCTCGCCGATCACCGGGGGTTCCCTGCAGATCACCGGGAACTTCACCGAGGACGCGGCCAAGAAGCTCGCCGCCGACATCACCGGCGGCACCCCGTGA
- a CDS encoding DUF1801 domain-containing protein, with protein MEPTTSDVPTFLTTITDDQRRADAELLVALMSEVTGHPAVLWGTAIIGFGSRHYRYDSGREGDTVAVGFSPRKAQTVLYLTGELEDYSDLLASLGKHTTGKSCLYLKRVDQADPEALRAIVRRSYDSAQ; from the coding sequence GTGGAACCGACCACCAGTGACGTCCCCACTTTCCTGACCACCATCACCGACGACCAGCGGCGCGCGGACGCCGAACTGCTGGTGGCGCTGATGTCCGAGGTCACCGGCCACCCCGCCGTCCTGTGGGGCACGGCCATCATCGGCTTCGGCTCCCGCCACTACCGCTACGACTCCGGCCGAGAGGGCGACACGGTGGCGGTCGGCTTCTCGCCGCGCAAGGCCCAGACGGTGCTGTACCTGACGGGCGAGCTGGAGGACTACTCAGACCTGTTGGCATCGCTGGGAAAGCACACCACGGGCAAGAGCTGCCTCTACCTCAAGCGGGTCGACCAAGCCGATCCCGAGGCCCTGCGGGCGATCGTGCGGCGGTCCTACGACTCGGCCCAGTAG
- a CDS encoding substrate-binding domain-containing protein, translating into MSLGLAALGLVSLLVLGWAGWGWVSAKIDQAAAREQGCPAGPEVLRVAVTPSAERPVREAAKRWNAGPTVVDEHCVRVNVSSAESPVALAGLVGEWNTRELGDRPDAWLPESSLWTDRLAATDDALLAAAPEPVASSPVVLAAPEPAARLLTGAARFRWAELAALTSDTSGWARFGEPDWGRLTVALPAPLTNTASALAVQSTLVGVAQESPVTQNVLAKPAVSAALAALAQAQPADVPDSTRSALAALGENPLMVDALYGAVAALEVDLFRRNLGDDGRPAAKRPLWEVVADGPTPVADFPFVALTGPEVGPVRTEAAERFRRFLQEPAQQREFSAAGLRGLGAPERPTAAMGMTWAEIVPGFARSDPNTTQRIATTWANAVEGGGIVTIMVDVSRTMGTDGGDGRTRLDWVKEALKGYADYTVSGSLGLWPFSRGLEKGKPYAVAVPTGPIVNRRASLHTAVDGLTANGATDFYESVVAGYRSAVQGYVPGRVNQLIVITDGGADGAMSLSQAKAAIRRAGEKDKPVPVEVIAIGRDPDRAALRDLAASTGGRLTVLPDARGVVAALGQAVTVRD; encoded by the coding sequence GTGAGTCTGGGGCTGGCCGCCCTCGGTCTGGTCTCCCTGCTGGTGCTGGGGTGGGCGGGCTGGGGGTGGGTCAGCGCCAAGATCGACCAGGCGGCCGCGCGGGAACAGGGCTGCCCGGCCGGACCGGAGGTGCTGCGGGTCGCGGTGACCCCGTCGGCCGAGCGGCCGGTCCGGGAGGCCGCCAAGCGGTGGAACGCGGGACCGACCGTGGTCGACGAGCACTGCGTGCGGGTCAACGTGAGCTCGGCCGAATCCCCGGTCGCCCTCGCCGGTCTGGTGGGGGAGTGGAACACCCGCGAACTCGGCGACCGCCCGGACGCGTGGCTGCCGGAGTCCTCGCTGTGGACCGACCGGTTGGCCGCGACCGACGACGCGTTGCTCGCCGCGGCGCCGGAACCCGTCGCCAGCAGCCCGGTCGTGCTCGCCGCGCCGGAACCCGCCGCCCGGTTGCTCACCGGCGCCGCCCGGTTCCGCTGGGCCGAGTTGGCCGCGCTGACCTCCGACACCAGCGGCTGGGCCCGTTTCGGTGAACCGGATTGGGGCAGGCTCACCGTCGCGCTGCCCGCGCCGCTGACCAACACGGCCAGCGCGCTCGCCGTGCAGAGCACCCTGGTCGGCGTCGCGCAGGAAAGCCCGGTGACGCAGAACGTGCTCGCCAAACCCGCGGTCAGCGCCGCGCTCGCCGCGCTGGCGCAGGCGCAACCGGCCGACGTGCCGGACAGCACCAGGTCCGCGTTGGCCGCGCTCGGCGAGAACCCGCTGATGGTCGACGCACTCTACGGCGCTGTGGCCGCCCTGGAGGTGGACCTGTTCCGCCGCAACCTCGGCGACGACGGCCGCCCGGCGGCCAAGCGACCGCTGTGGGAGGTCGTCGCCGACGGACCCACCCCGGTCGCCGACTTCCCGTTCGTGGCGCTGACCGGGCCCGAGGTGGGTCCGGTGCGCACCGAGGCCGCCGAGCGGTTCCGCCGCTTCCTGCAAGAACCCGCGCAGCAGCGGGAGTTCTCCGCCGCGGGCCTGCGCGGGCTGGGCGCGCCGGAGCGGCCCACCGCCGCGATGGGCATGACCTGGGCCGAGATCGTCCCGGGGTTCGCCAGGTCCGACCCGAACACCACCCAGCGGATCGCCACCACCTGGGCGAACGCCGTCGAGGGCGGCGGCATCGTGACGATCATGGTGGACGTCTCGCGGACCATGGGCACCGACGGCGGTGACGGCCGCACCCGGCTGGACTGGGTCAAGGAGGCGCTGAAGGGGTACGCGGACTACACGGTGTCCGGATCCCTTGGCCTGTGGCCGTTCTCGCGCGGACTGGAGAAGGGCAAGCCGTACGCGGTGGCCGTGCCGACAGGACCCATCGTCAACCGGCGCGCCTCGCTGCACACGGCTGTGGACGGTCTCACCGCGAACGGGGCCACGGACTTCTACGAGTCCGTCGTCGCCGGGTACCGCTCCGCGGTGCAGGGATACGTTCCGGGGCGGGTGAACCAGCTCATCGTCATCACCGACGGCGGCGCGGACGGCGCGATGTCGTTGTCCCAGGCCAAAGCCGCGATCCGGCGGGCCGGGGAGAAGGACAAGCCGGTGCCGGTCGAGGTGATCGCGATCGGTCGCGACCCGGACCGCGCCGCACTGCGCGACCTGGCGGCGTCCACCGGCGGGCGGTTGACCGTGCTGCCGGACGCGCGCGGCGTGGTCGCCGCCCTCGGCCAGGCCGTCACCGTGCGGGATTGA